One Nitrospira sp. SG-bin1 genomic region harbors:
- a CDS encoding acyl-[acyl-carrier-protein]--UDP-N-acetylglucosamine O-acyltransferase, translated as MKIHPTAIVHPKATLDDDVEIGPFCVVGEHVAIGKGSRLLSHVNIEGWTEIGERNEVHPFASIGGPPQHLAYKGEPTKVVIGQENIIREYVTINRGTVQGGGVTSLGSKSILMAYVHVAHDCRLGDQIIMANAASLAGHITIGDHSVIGGLTGVLQFVRIGEYVMVGGCCAIGQDIPPFTFAAGGYRAHLYGLNTVGLQRHGFSADRIALLRKAFDLLFREGHRTAEAIRLAKKEFKGQADVAKILMFMEGTKRGISRAVSLDMEREFDQPV; from the coding sequence TCCAACAGCTATCGTCCATCCCAAGGCGACGCTCGATGATGACGTCGAGATTGGGCCATTTTGTGTCGTCGGAGAGCACGTGGCGATCGGGAAAGGGAGCCGACTCCTCTCGCATGTGAACATAGAGGGATGGACGGAGATAGGGGAGCGGAATGAAGTGCATCCCTTTGCTTCCATTGGAGGGCCTCCTCAGCATCTGGCGTATAAAGGGGAACCCACAAAAGTGGTCATCGGTCAGGAGAACATTATCCGTGAGTACGTCACGATCAACCGGGGAACCGTTCAAGGGGGCGGGGTGACCTCGCTCGGCTCCAAGAGTATTCTGATGGCCTACGTACATGTCGCGCACGATTGCCGGCTCGGCGATCAGATTATCATGGCCAATGCGGCGAGCCTCGCGGGACATATCACCATCGGGGATCATTCCGTGATCGGGGGGTTGACCGGTGTGCTTCAGTTTGTGCGCATCGGAGAGTACGTCATGGTCGGCGGCTGCTGCGCCATCGGTCAGGATATTCCTCCGTTTACGTTCGCCGCTGGGGGATATCGAGCACATCTGTATGGCCTCAACACCGTCGGCTTGCAACGGCACGGCTTCTCGGCGGACCGTATCGCCTTGCTGAGAAAAGCGTTTGATTTACTCTTTCGGGAGGGGCATCGAACGGCGGAGGCGATTCGCTTGGCGAAGAAGGAATTTAAGGGGCAGGCCGACGTCGCCAAGATTCTCATGTTCATGGAAGGTACTAAACGCGGAATCTCCCGGGCGGTGAGCCTCGATATGGAACGCGAGTTCGATCAACCCGTCTAG